In Trichocoleus desertorum NBK24, the following are encoded in one genomic region:
- the psaA gene encoding photosystem I core protein PsaA produces MAVSPQEREAKARVVVDKDPVPTSFQKWAQPGHFDRTLARGPKTTTWIWNLHALAHDFDSHTSDLEDVSRKIFSAHFGHLAVVFIWLSGMYFHGARFSNYEAWLANPLGVKPSAQVVWPIFGQEILNADVGGGFQGIQITSGFFYIWRAAGFTNTYQLYVTAIGGLVAAALMLFAGWFHYHKRAPKLEWFQNVESMLNHHLAGLFGLGSLSWAGHQIHVALPINALLDAGVPADQIPLPHEFILNSNLMAEIFPSFAKGLTPFFTLNWGEYADFLTFKGGLNPVTGGLWLTDTAHHHLAIAVLFLIAGHQYRTNWGIGHSIKTILENHKGPFTGEGHKGLYENLTTSWHAQLAINLAMVGSLSIIVAQHMYAMPPYPYLATDYATQLSIFTHHMWIGGFFIVGGAAHAAIFMVRDYDPVVNQNNLLDRVLRHRDAIISHLNWVCIFLGLHSFGLYVHNDTMRALGRPQDMFSDSAIQLQPIFAQWIQNVHTLAPGGTAPNALAPASYAFGGGAVAVGGKVAMMPIALGTADFMVHHIHAFTIHVTVLILLKGVLFARGSRLVPDKANLGFRFPCDGPGRGGTCQISGWDHVFLGLFWMYNSISIAIFHFSWKMQSDVWGSVNPDGTVSHVTGGNFAQSAITINGWLRDFLWAQASQVIQSYGTALSAYGLLFLGAHFVWAFSLMFLFSGRGYWQELIESIVWAHNKLKVAPSIQPRALSIIQGRAVGVAHFLLGGIATTWAFFLARSISIG; encoded by the coding sequence ATGGCAGTTAGTCCACAGGAGCGAGAGGCTAAAGCAAGGGTGGTCGTTGACAAAGACCCAGTTCCTACTTCTTTTCAGAAGTGGGCACAACCAGGGCACTTTGACCGGACCCTCGCTCGAGGACCCAAAACCACTACTTGGATTTGGAATCTTCATGCCCTCGCTCACGATTTTGATAGTCATACTAGTGACTTAGAAGACGTATCCCGTAAAATCTTCAGTGCTCACTTTGGCCACCTGGCTGTAGTGTTCATCTGGCTCAGCGGGATGTATTTTCATGGCGCTCGCTTTTCAAACTATGAAGCTTGGCTGGCTAACCCTCTAGGCGTTAAACCTAGCGCTCAAGTGGTTTGGCCGATTTTTGGCCAAGAAATTTTGAATGCAGACGTAGGCGGCGGTTTCCAAGGTATTCAAATCACCTCTGGTTTCTTCTATATCTGGCGCGCTGCTGGCTTTACTAATACCTACCAGCTATATGTCACCGCTATTGGTGGTCTGGTAGCAGCTGCTCTGATGCTGTTTGCTGGCTGGTTCCACTACCACAAACGGGCTCCAAAGCTGGAGTGGTTCCAAAACGTTGAGTCTATGCTCAACCACCACTTGGCGGGTCTATTCGGTTTGGGCTCGCTATCTTGGGCTGGTCACCAAATCCACGTAGCACTGCCTATCAACGCCTTGCTCGATGCAGGTGTTCCAGCTGATCAGATTCCTCTGCCCCACGAGTTCATCTTGAACTCCAACTTAATGGCAGAGATTTTCCCTAGCTTTGCGAAGGGTCTAACTCCTTTCTTCACCTTGAACTGGGGTGAGTATGCAGACTTCCTGACCTTCAAAGGTGGTCTGAATCCAGTGACAGGTGGTTTATGGCTGACTGATACTGCCCATCACCATTTGGCGATCGCAGTTCTCTTCTTGATTGCAGGTCACCAGTACCGCACTAACTGGGGTATCGGCCACAGCATCAAGACCATTCTCGAAAACCACAAAGGTCCCTTTACTGGCGAAGGCCACAAGGGTCTTTACGAAAACCTGACCACTTCTTGGCACGCTCAACTGGCAATCAACCTAGCAATGGTTGGTTCTTTGAGCATCATCGTGGCTCAGCACATGTATGCGATGCCTCCGTATCCCTACCTGGCAACGGACTACGCAACGCAGCTTTCAATCTTTACTCACCACATGTGGATTGGTGGCTTCTTCATCGTCGGTGGAGCTGCTCACGCTGCAATCTTCATGGTGCGTGACTACGACCCAGTCGTAAATCAAAACAACCTCTTAGATCGCGTCCTGCGTCATCGGGATGCCATCATTTCTCACCTCAACTGGGTGTGCATTTTCTTGGGCCTCCACAGCTTCGGTCTGTACGTTCACAACGACACGATGCGGGCTTTGGGTCGTCCCCAAGATATGTTCTCGGATTCTGCAATTCAATTGCAGCCTATCTTTGCTCAGTGGATCCAAAATGTTCATACCTTAGCTCCAGGTGGTACTGCTCCCAACGCGCTGGCTCCAGCTAGTTATGCATTTGGTGGTGGTGCGGTTGCTGTCGGCGGCAAGGTCGCAATGATGCCAATCGCATTGGGTACGGCGGACTTTATGGTTCACCACATCCATGCGTTCACAATCCACGTTACTGTCTTGATCCTGCTCAAGGGCGTACTATTCGCTCGCGGATCTCGCCTAGTACCAGACAAAGCCAACTTGGGCTTCCGTTTCCCTTGCGACGGTCCCGGTCGTGGCGGCACCTGCCAGATTTCTGGTTGGGACCACGTCTTCCTAGGCTTGTTCTGGATGTACAACTCCATCTCGATCGCAATTTTCCACTTCAGTTGGAAGATGCAATCGGATGTGTGGGGTAGTGTAAATCCTGATGGCACCGTGTCTCACGTCACGGGTGGCAACTTTGCTCAAAGTGCAATCACGATCAACGGCTGGTTGCGTGACTTCCTCTGGGCACAGGCTTCTCAGGTCATTCAGTCCTACGGTACAGCGCTGTCTGCTTATGGCTTGCTGTTCCTCGGCGCTCACTTTGTTTGGGCATTCAGCCTCATGTTCCTGTTCAGTGGTCGCGGCTACTGGCAAGAACTGATTGAGTCCATTGTTTGGGCTCACAACAAACTGAAAGTGGCTCCTTCTATCCAGCCTCGTGCTTTGAGCATCATTCAAGGTCGTGCGGTAGGGGTAGCTCACTTCCTCCTGGGAGGAATTGCCACAACCTGGGCATTCTTCCTAGCTCGATCAATTTCGATAGGATAA